Proteins co-encoded in one Medicago truncatula cultivar Jemalong A17 chromosome 8, MtrunA17r5.0-ANR, whole genome shotgun sequence genomic window:
- the LOC11419904 gene encoding disease resistance protein RUN1, whose product MTTSHKKYDVFVSFRGEDTRSTFTAQLYQTLKKENIITYIDENLNKGEEVGPALVQAIQESRMSLVVFSENYASSKWCLDELLKILECGKFHDQVVIPVFYRIDPSDVRHQTGSYKEPFANYQIDRKSNEDKVSQWKAALTEIANISGWDSRIYGDDSQLIEKIVEDVGKKLSRMYPNELKGLVQIDENIGYTESLLKKYQRIGIWGMGGIGKTTIARQMFAKHFAEYDSACFLENVSEDVVKLGLIHVRNNLLGELLNRQIKATEHGSASIWRRLSGRKVYIVLDDVNTALILEYLCQDLYDLGPHSRLIITTRDKHILNGTVDEIYEVKKWKFKESLKLFSLGAFKQSFPMEGYKRFSERAVEYAGGVPLALKVLGSFFYSRNLEFWESELNHLEKKGESLDGIQEVLKVSYNRLKERYQKMFLNIAFFFKDENKDFVIRILSASGFNASSGIQILEEKALVTISSSNRIQMHDLLQKMAFNIVHNIKGPEKLSRLRDSKKVSSILKSKKDTSAVEGIIFDLSEEVDLHIQAETFKEMTKLWFLRFYVPLGKKRSTTLHHDQGIMSISDKLRYLEWSEYPFKSLPHAFCANQLVEIHLPRSNVEHIWDGNQELVSLETINLSECKKLIKLPDLSRAIKLKCLYLSGCQSLCAIEPHIFSKDTLVTVLLDRCEKLQSLKSEKHLRYLEKINVNGCSQLKEFSVFSDSIESLDLSNTGIKILQSSIGRMRKLVWLNLEGLRLKNLPNELSNLRSLTELWLCNCNIVTTSKLESIFDGLESLTRLYLKDCRYLIEIPANISSLSSLYELRLDGSSVKFLPANIKYVLRLEIISLDNCTKLRILPELPPHIKEFHAENCTSLVTISTLKTFSGSMNGKDIYISFKNCTSLDGPSLHGNLEDAISTMKSAAFHNILVRKYSLQTRNYNYNRAEFCLPGRRVPRQFQYQTKESCINIELSKLSYSLGFIFSVIIAPPPINTFNDGLTIQCQCYSKDRKMVGYASKWHHKNTTRLNSDHIFVWYDPYISDIIWESDETNVTFEFSVSTVSAEGVYNNFMTVTMKECGICPIYFSEFQMLLSILNLDKESQLNLCDAVKSESTLHGRYEEVCSYIESSDTCGGESSSDDGTELPNQELALNQKCDCLIDCSTFEAAAAAASQVFCIISAGNMV is encoded by the exons ATGACCACCTCTCACAAAAAGTATGATGTATTCGTTAGCTTCAGGGGAGAGGATACACGCTCAACCTTCACTGCACAGCTTTATCAAACACTCAAAAAGGAAAATATCATAACATACATTGACGAGAATCTTAACAAAGGAGAAGAGGTTGGTCCAGCACTTGTTCAAGCAATCCAAGAATCACGTATGTCTCTCGTGGTTTTCTCAGAAAACTATGCTTCCTCAAAATGGTGTTTGGATGAACTCCTCAAAATACTCGAATGTGGAAAATTTCATGATCAAGTGGTTATACCTGTGTTCTATAGAATTGATCCATCAGATGTACGTCATCAGACGGGAAGTTACAAGGAACCATTTGCAAATTACCAGATAGATCGCAAGAGCAATGAAGACAAAGTGTCTCAATGGAAAGCTGCTCTCACTGAGATCGCCAATATCTCCGGATGGGACTCCAGAATCTACGG GGATGATTCTCAACTCATTGAGAAAATTGTGGAAGATGTTGGGAAAAAGTTGTCTCGGATGTATCCTAATGAATTAAAAGGTCTTGTTCAAATTGATGAAAACATAGGATATACTGAATCACTACTGAAAAAGTATCAAAGAATTGGAATATGGGGCATGGGAGGAATCGGAAAGACAACCATAGCCAGACAAATGTTTGCCAAGCACTTTGCAGAATATGACAGCGCTTGCTTTTTGGAAAATGTAAGTGAAGATGTAGTAAAACTCGGACTAATACATGTTCGTAATAACCTTCTTGGTGAGCTACTAAATCGACAAATCAAAGCAACTGAGCATGGATCTGCATCGATTTGGAGGAGGCTGAGTGGTAGAAAAGTTTACattgtacttgatgatgtgaaCACTGCATTGATATTAGAATATTTGTGTCAAGATCTTTATGACCTTGGACCACACAGTAGACTCATTATCACAACAAGAGACAAACATATTCTTAATGGAACAGTTGATGAGATATATGAGGTCAAAAAATGGAAGTTTAAAGAATCTCTAAAGCTTTTTAGTTTAGGAGCCTTCAAGCAAAGTTTTCCCATGGAGGGTTACAAACGTTTCTCAGAAAGGGCAGTTGAATATGCAGGAGGTGTTCCATTAGCTTTAAAAGTTTTGGgttcatttttttattcaagaaatCTTGAATTCTGGGAATCTGAATTGAATCATCTAGAGAAAAAAGGAGAATCCTTGGATGGAATTCAAGAAGTTTTAAAAGTGAGCTATAATAGATTAAAAGAACGATATCAGAAAATGTTTCTGAACATCGCATTCTTTTtcaaagatgaaaataaagatTTTGTCATAAGGATACTTAGTGCAAGTGGTTTCAATGCTAGTAGTGGAATACAGATCCTTGAAGAAAAAGCTCTTGTAACAATTTCAAGCAGCAACAGGATACAAATGCATGATTTACTACAAAAAATGGCTTTCAATATAGTTCATAATATCAAAGGCCCAGAAAAGCTAAGCCGGTTGAGGGATAGCAAAAAAGTTAGTAGCATTCTTAAAAGTAAAAAG GATACTAGTGCGGTTGAAGGcataatatttgatttatctGAAGAGGTTGATTTACATATCCAAGCTGAAACATTCAAAGAGATGACTAAATTATGGTTTCTTAGATTTTATGTCCCTTTGGGTAAGAAGAGATCCACTACCTTGCATCATGATCAAGGTATTATGTCAATTTCTGATAAATTGAGATATCTTGAGTGGAGTGAATACCCATTTAAGTCTCTTCCACATGCTTTTTGTGCTAACCAGCTTGTTGAGATTCACTTGCCGCGAAGCAATGTAGAACATATTTGGGACGGAAATCAA GAACTTGTGAGTTTAGAGACAATCAATCTAAGCGAATGCAAGAAGTTGATCAAACTCCCTGATTTGTCTAGGGCAATAAAACTCAAATGCCTCTATCTTTCCGGTTGTCAAAGCTTATGTGCAATCGAGCCTCATATTTTTTCGAAGGACACACTTGTTACCGTGCTACTAGATAGGTGCGAAAAATTACAGAGTCTTAAAAGTGAGAAACATTTAAGATATCTTGAGAAGATCAATGTCAATGGCTGCTCTCAGCTTAAAGAATTTTCAGTGTTCTCAGATTCAATTGAAAGTTTGGATTTAAGCAACACAGGAATCAAAATATTGCAGTCATCAATCGGTCGCATGAGGAAGCTTGTGTGGCTCAATTTAGAAGGCTTGCGACTTAAGAATCTACCCAATGAATTGTCTAACCTGAGATCACTTACAGAGCTTTGGCTTTGTAATTGCAACATAGTAACTACATCCAAGTTAGAATCCATATTTGATGGTCTGGAATCATTAACAAGATTATATTTGAAAGATTGCCGATACTTGATTGAAATCCCTGCCAACATCAGTTCCTTATCATCATTATATGAATTAAGACTAGATGGAAGCAGTGTGAAGTTCTTGCCTGCAAACATCAAGTATGTCTTAAGGCTAGAAATTATCTCCTTAGACAATTGCACAAAGCTTCGTATTTTGCCAGAGCTTCCACCACACATCAAAGAGTTTCATGCCGAAAATTGCACCTCATTGGTCACCATATCTACTTTGAAGACTTTTTCAGGAAGCATGAACGGAAAGGACATATACATTTCATTCAAGAATTGTACGAGTTTGGATGGGCCCTCCCTTCACGGAAATCTTGAAGATGCTATATCAACAATGAAAAGTGCTGCATTTCACAATATATTAGTAAGAAAGTACAGTTTGCAAACACGCAACTATAATTATAACAGGGCCGAGTTTTGTTTACCCGGAAGAAGAGTTCCACGACAGTTCCAATATCAAACAAAAGAATCTTGCATAAATATTGAACTTTCTAAACTCTCCTATTCATTGGGATTCATTTTCTCAGTTATTATTGCTCCTCCACCCATTAATACATTCAATGATGGTCTTACAATTCAATGTCAGTGTTATTCAAAAGATCGAAAGATGGTGGGATATGCGTCTAAGTGGCATCACAAAAACACCACAAGATTGAATTCAGATCATATTTTTGTGTGGTATGATCCGTACATTTCTGACATCATATGGGAAAGTGATGAAACAAATGTTACTTTTGAATTCTCTGTTTCTACTGTTTCAGCGGAAGGAGTTTATAACAACTTTATGACAGTCACAATGAAAGAATGTGGGATCTGCCCAATTTATTTCTCAGAATTTCAAATGCTTTTAAGCATACTAAATTTGGACAAGGAATCACAATTAAATTTGTGCGATGCTGTGAAATCTGAGTCAACATTACATGGAAGGTATGAGGAGGTATGCAGTTACATTGAATCAAGTGACACATGTGGTGGGGAGTCAAGCTCGGACGATGGTACCGAGCTACCAAACCAAGAGTTGGCCTTGAATCAAAAATGTGACTGCTTAATAG ATTGCTCAACATTTGAGGcggcagcagcagcagcaagtCAGGTCTTCTGCATTATAAGTGCAGGAAACATGGTTTGA